The sequence CTCTACATTCTGTCCACGAATTTGGAAATATTTTAGCTCTGTTGAGAAGATTATGTTTCTTTGTGTTCTGGCAGGTAATTTTGTATGCTTCCAGGCTTTTTTCAAAACCAACTCCAATAGCATATTCATACTCACTAAGTATGGAGATCAACAAACAGCCTGTGCCTGTGCCAAAATCTGCAATTTTTATTTTTTGCTTCTTATTTTGGTAATATTTTAACACTGTTGAAATTACTGTCTCACTATCTGGTCTTGGATCTAGAACATGTTGGTTAACTATAAAATTTTTACTCCAGAATTCACGATTACCTATTATTTGCGATATTGGATATCTTTCTGCTCTTTTTTTTGTTAATTTCCAGAATAGAAGCTCTTTGTTTCTTGGTACCTGATTGGTGTGATTCATGATTGTGAATGATCTTTCTACTCCAAGTACGTACTGCATGATGATTTCACAATCCAAATGTGGTGATTCAATTCTATGTGATGATAGTAGCTTTGACCCTTCTTTAATTAAAGCGCTGATTGTTTTCATTATTCTAAAAACGTGTTCCTTGTATGCAAGAACAGCAAAATTGAGTATAGAATTTTGAACTTAGGGTAGCTGCATTAAATCTAAGTGTCAAGAGTAGGATTGTAAAAATCATCTGGCTTTACTGGTAATTCGGTTAGTATTTTTGCATTAATGTTAGAAACTCTTGGCTCTATTATAAGGATTATTTTCTGCATATTCTTTGATAGCCATCACAGTATATTACTTGTTCCATATCTATATTAATTCGACCACAGCAAGTGATAATTTCTTAATATTAAAACCAATATGCGCTTTAGCATATAATTATCAGTAGCTTTCAAAGCAATTAGGCTGAGATTATTAGAGTAGTAATGTTTATTTTTATATTGACTATTGAGGTTTATTATTTTATAACTAAGACTTAGTTATTTTCAGAGTTTTAAATTTACAGTATATGCCTACGATAAATCAATTAATATGTAAGGGTAGATCAGGGTTAACTCGCAAGAAGAAGGTGCCAGCTTTGGGAAAATGCAATCCTCAAAGAAGGGGTGTTTGCACTAAGGTATATACTACAACTCCTAGAAAGCCTAATTCAGCACTACGTAAGGTAGCTAGAGTAAAGATTAGTGGATACGGTGAAGTGACGGCTTATATACCTGGCGAAGGTCATAATTTACAAGAGCATTCCGTTGTTTTAATACGTGGTGGGCGAGTTAAGGATTTGCCGGGTGTGCGTTATCACATAATAAGAGGTGCTCTTGATCTACGTGGTGTGCAAAATCGAAAGAAAGCCCGTTCAAAATATGGTGTAAAGAAATCTGGTTAAAATTTATGGCACGTCGTAATAAAGCAAAAAAAAGAACAAGCCCTGACTCTCGTTATGGTAGTGTCTTGCTTATGCGTTTTATTAATATAATTATGAAATGTGGTAAAAAATCTATTGCAGAAAAGATTGCTTATAGTGCTTTGTCCTTAGCTGAAAAGAAAATAGGCAAAGATGCCTTATCAATTTTTGAAACAGCAGTAGAAAATGTTACCCCTTCTATAGAAGTACGCTCTCGGCGTATTGGTGGTGCAACTTATCAAGTCCCTGTTGAAATTCGTCAAGGTAGAGCAATTTCTTTGGCATTAAGGTGGATTGCTAGAGCAACTTCTATTGCTCGAAAAAAGAGTGGTAGAACTACTGTTTATTGTTTGCAGTCTGAAATATTAGATGCTTATAATAAATGTGGTGGTGCATTTAAGATGTGTGAAGAAAAGTATAAAATGGCTGAAGCTAATAAGGCATTTTCTCATCTTCGTTTTTAATATTAGCTGATTGATTGTGGTATGGAAGTTTTAATATCTAGGTATAGAAATATAGGAATAATGGCTCATATAGATGCTGGCAAGACCACCACAACAGAGCGTATTTTATTTTATACTGGCAAACAAAATAGGATTGGTGAAGTGCACGATGGTGCGGCTTCTATGGATTGGATGGAGCAAGAGAAGGAGCGTGGCATTACAATTACCTCTGCTGCAACAACATGTTTTTGGAATGATCATAGGATTAATATAATAGATACTCCTGGTCATGTTGATTTCACTATTGAGGTTGAGAGATCTTTGAGGGTTTTGGATGGTGCAGTTGCTGTATTTGATGGAGTTGCTGGAGTTGAGCCTCAGTCTGAGACGGTTTGGCGTCAAGCTGATAAATATACCGTTCCTCGTATCTGCTTTGTTAATAAAATGGATAGAATAGGAGCAAATTTTTATCGATGTATCGAT is a genomic window of Wolbachia endosymbiont (group B) of Germaria angustata containing:
- the prmC gene encoding peptide chain release factor N(5)-glutamine methyltransferase gives rise to the protein MKTISALIKEGSKLLSSHRIESPHLDCEIIMQYVLGVERSFTIMNHTNQVPRNKELLFWKLTKKRAERYPISQIIGNREFWSKNFIVNQHVLDPRPDSETVISTVLKYYQNKKQKIKIADFGTGTGCLLISILSEYEYAIGVGFEKSLEAYKITCQNTKKHNLLNRAKIFPNSWTECRDLFDLIISNPPYIKRSKLKNLQAEVQKEPRIALDGGIDGLSCYLSIFPILKKCLKKDGFAILEIGEDQSNIDKIIPLYGLAFQEYVYDLAGMKRCIVVKQDKEHD
- the rpsL gene encoding 30S ribosomal protein S12: MPTINQLICKGRSGLTRKKKVPALGKCNPQRRGVCTKVYTTTPRKPNSALRKVARVKISGYGEVTAYIPGEGHNLQEHSVVLIRGGRVKDLPGVRYHIIRGALDLRGVQNRKKARSKYGVKKSG
- the rpsG gene encoding 30S ribosomal protein S7; the encoded protein is MARRNKAKKRTSPDSRYGSVLLMRFINIIMKCGKKSIAEKIAYSALSLAEKKIGKDALSIFETAVENVTPSIEVRSRRIGGATYQVPVEIRQGRAISLALRWIARATSIARKKSGRTTVYCLQSEILDAYNKCGGAFKMCEEKYKMAEANKAFSHLRF